CTGTCCATCAAGGCCCCCCAGATCCCCCCTACAAAGGTGCcggtgatatttaaaaatttcaagggAAACAGCATTACTTGACATCTGTCAGATACCACactaatttatgtattatttttttcaagtggCTACTAAATTGTGAGGACACAGATGCTGACTGCAGGCAGCAAATTACTTAATAAACAGAATTGTTAGGTCATTTCTTTTGGCCTAGGAGTTCTGTGAAAACTTCCTGTGATACCAAGGGTGCCGTGAACTGACAAACTGTGgcaacttctgacctccaggatGAGGGCGTAGAATCAGACTGTGTTTGGGTGAGAAGGCTGAGTACTGCTCACAGCTGCATCTTAGGCTGAGAAAAACTTGTTCCTACACGTTCTCTCCTATCACCTGGAACAGTGGGTATCATGGCCCGGACTTCAGCTGAGCTGAGCACAGTTTAagttatgtgcctgttggccacagCTGGAGGGCAGCTGAGCCAGTGCtcaacccaggtcttctgactccaaacCCACTAGACCGGCTCTGAGTTGTGAACGCCACATTTCTGCACTTCTTTTGGGCtcgaaggattttttaaatgttttctttgagCTGGGGTTGtacatgccttttaaaaaatgctggcaCAATTTTTTCCCCACCCGATGTCACCTCTTTGACCCAGAGACACTTTTATTTTGACAGATGTTTGCTCCTTGGGCTGAGAGGATTCTTTCCCTGGGTCAAAGCCTGGACCACAGCGCCTCAGGGGGCCGGCCATCCCACCCCGCACCGGGAAGCCGGGCCTCCCAGTCAGCTTGGCAATGGGCTGCTCCAGCTTGCCTGTGCTAGCTCATCAGTGCCCGTGTTTGTTTGCAAAGGAAGAGTGTGTCAGGGACAGTGAGTGAGTGGAAATACCTTTATCCACGGGAACTGtgggagtggggaaaaaaataaacaaggggaAAAGTTCCAGGGCAACTGAGGTAAAACAAGGACAAAGGAGAGTGGTGAAAAGGGAAGCTCACAGGCCAAGggcaaacacatggaggaaacACTTGATCCTTCGGGCCCCTGGCCCTGTGCTAAGGAGCTGGACAGACGACTGCCACTCCTAGTCCGACTTTTTCTAGGACAGCAGTGCCACCTTCTGCTGAGTAACTGAAACATCTGAGTCGCGCTGCTTACTGAAGAGACCAGAAAGTTGAAGTCAGAGAACAAGATACGGTGGAACAGAAGTGCTGAAGCACTGTTTCCCGTGGGACACTGCCACGTGCTCCAGCTCCTTTTCCCTAGTTTAGGGCAAACTCAGCAACCCGAGGGCCCCATCCCTGCCACCCCGGGCTGATGGATCAGGACCAAAGGCTCCCTACAGAGGGGGGTCTGGAGTTCTCATCTCTTCCTCAAATTCCCAAATATGGGACTTGGCACTCATAGGTAACCCCAAACATCAGAGTGATAAAAATAAGGGCAATTTCCAGTCTTTGTACTCTACATTTGTACTTCCTAAAGTCAACAGATGATACAGTTGGAGAATACTCAACTTTGCTTATCCACAATGCCAAGTCCTTTCCCAGAAACACCCTGGGGGTCTTAGTCCAACCCCACCCTCACATTTCTTTTAGGACATTCGTTCCTGAAAAGGCCAGAAACAGAGCGTTCACTACCTCCTGTGGCACCTTGACTCAATCCTGGCCAGAGACGAAGGGCAGCTCTTCGTTACGCGAAGGCAAACATCTCCTCGTTGCTTTGAGTTCTGCGTGGAGCTGCCACCGCCCTTCCCTCACCAGACCTTCAAACAGCAGACAGAACTTCCCACTCCCAGCTCCTTAACTTTCCCCCACGTGACGTGGCTTTAAGTCTCCTCACCTCTGCTCTCCTTGGAGCACAGTCCGGTTTAAAATGCAGAATCCAATACCCCACAACAGACCCAGTGACATGTACGACCAGCCTGGGAAGCGTGCTGAGGGGGCACTGGTCGTCGCAACTAACGCTGCTGAATGCAGACGGGCCAGACACCAGTAAGCTAAGTATTCATTACATTTACCCAGTGAATCGTCACAAAACAAACGAGGCAGATTTGATTATGCGGTCTCGGTGTCCTCCAGACGCTCTACTGCCTCCAATACGGCTCAAgaccccataaggctaacagctcaATGGACAGGTACAGGGCAATGAAAGCAGCTATCAAATAGTTAATATTACCAACCcaagagttttgtttttgaagaacAGTAGCTCTTGAAGTTGATCTGTGGACCCCTGGGGGGTCTGCAAGGTCAAAACTGTTTGTGTAATACTAAGACATTATTTGCCCTCTCGCTGTGTTACATTTACAGGGGCAACAATGGGTAAACTTCTTGGCCCTTTAGAATAAATCAAAGCAGCGGCACCAAATTTAGCAGTAGTCATACTCTcggtttaaaaaaagcaaatttcacttaagaatatccttgatgaagcagtaaaaatgatTCATCTTGATCACTGagtacattttaacattttgtgtGACTGAGCTGCAAGCTGAACTAGCTGCTTTCTTCATAGAATATcacttttacttgaaagaataactgacaaactatggttattcagacttACGTAGCTGGCAGGCATTTTCTTAACAACGAAGCCCGCAACTTCAGGGAAAACTCTCACGGTATTTACTGGCAACGATAAAATTCAAGTCctcaagcaaaaattagaatcTGGGAAAATACATACTTCCCACTGTGAGCATGACAACTTTCTGATACTTAATGGCTTGTTTGATGAGATCAGAAATGTCACTaacaaataagattttttttggaTACTACAGAAcaaaatgtgtcaacatttagGAGACCTGCATAACTCGGTGAACCAACATTGTCCAAATCACTAGTGTCTGATGATGTAATATCATGTATGGGCAAAAGAGCCATTTAAAGTGCGAGAGACCCGTGCATTTAAGTGAAGCAGAGTCCAAAAAGTTCATTGATTCACATTTTCATTGCAACTAACCTTTAGGAAACTACCACCTATTGAGTTATGATGAAGCATCAAACATCCACAAGTACTTGAAGGGCTATCAAAATACTctcctcttgggcttccctagtggcgcagtggttgagagtctgcctgccgatgcaggggatgtgggtttgtgccccagtccgggaagatcccacatgccgcggagcggctgggctcgtgagccatggccgctgagcctgtgcatctggagcctgtgctccacaacgggagaggccacaacagtgagaggcccgcgtaccgcaaaaaaaaaaaaaaaaaaaaaaaaaaaaaaagaaagttatgtcTAACTTTAAGATGAAAGGCATTAGCAGCTTCTTAGAAGAGGATAATCCAATCTTCTGGAGATTTAATGAGATGTAAGTCACTGGAGCTTCTGACCTGGTCTGCTGTTAATTGAATCAAAGTCAATGACAATCCGGCTGCGCTTTGGTGTGAATTTCCTGAAGGAAACCCCAGCCATTTCAAACATGAGCCTCGCGGCTATTGTCTCATTGCTGTCGTGGTATTTATCAGACACGAAAATAACTTCTTTTATCCCTGCCTGGATGATGAGCTTAGCACATTCATTACACGGGAACAAGGCGACATACATGGTACAGCCTTTCACGTCGGCTGAGTTTTTGTTCATAATGGCATTCAGCTCGGCGTGGCACACCTAAGGGTATTTGGTATCCAGTATACTCTCCGCTGTCCTCCTCCAAGGCAAGAGGTCATCACTGCATCCATTTGGCATTCCATTGGACCCAATGCCCACAATCCTGTTTTCTGCATTCACGATGCAGGCTCCCACCTGGGAATTTGGATCTTTGCTCCCCTGTGCCGATAAGAAGGCCACTGCCATGAAATACTCAGGCCATTCCAAATAGTCATCACGTTTTTTACAGGGAAATTCGCTCATGCTGGGTCCACGCGGCCCCGCCGCCCACGTGGCAGCTCCTCTCAGACGCCCCGGAGGCCACCGTGCGCCCTGCGAGGTTGACCAAGCGCCGCTGGCCCCACGCCGCTTCCCCAGCAGCACGTTGGACCGGGAAGGGGCGTCCCCGCGGCCGCCTGCTGCCCCGGCTGCCCCTCCACTCCGGGCCCGCAACCTGCAAGCCGGTGCCCGTCCCCGCTGCCGCCGCCGTCCCGCCCAGGAAGGAAAGAGGGCTGGACTTTGTGTTCTCATTTCTGAGGGCTCCCTAACAGGAACAGAAATTGTTCCTTGAGGACTTTTCATTTCACAGATTGGAAATTCAAACGACTGAATGAAATACAGTAACGCACATCAGTCAACCTCCACGTGGGACCAAGAAGGGGGAGGCTGAACACAGAACGACACTAACCAACTCCCCCATCCTACCCCCTCTCTTCCTTGGCCGTTCTTCCTCTCTCATACAGGAATGTCATTCCCAGGGGATTTGCTGTATTCCAGAAGGGGTGACAGTTAAGGGCATGCACCCTGCTCTCCAGCCAACGTCCCCAGGAGGCTTCAGCTTCAGGCGAAGGCTGGCAGCTGTACACATAAAGGCTCCAGGTCCCACAAATCCTCCTTTCCGTCTACAACTGAAGCCCTGACACTTGGCGACCCCCAAGGCTTATTTTATGCACAGGCTCCAAGGCCCAAATACCCCAAACACTAAGACAGAAGATGGACACTAACACtactgaccattttctttctgtgaGCCCAAGCAGAGCTGGACGGTCCTTGATGCAGGCCACGGGTCTACCCTCCTACTAGTAATGCCTGGCCAGGTTCTGAAGCCTGCATTCCTCACTAGGCACAGAAAGGAGCTGGCATTTGTGGCTTGTAGGACAACATTTCGTTTTCCTCCTGCATGCTGGTGCCTAAACGTTCTTTCTCGGTAAAATTTCTTACTGCATCATCCGCAGCTCTTCGTGAGTTTATTTCAATGGTTGGCACAGTTCTAGCCCATCACAAAATCAGCTCAAATTCGGAACAGCTCGTGCTATATTTTTGGATATACCCCTGCTTTACCTTATAATTGGGGATAGTTCTCCTAAATTCCACTAGGACACCTTAAAGGCCTCAGCTGGttttaaagcagtttttagaCACAAAACTTGGTCCCTATTCCCCAGGCCCAGAGTAATGGAATTACtctttttctttgagaaaaaaaaaaaaagtttgtgccCCAAAGAATGCTTCCTCAACAGGCACATTTGTATtaatgcccagcacacagtaccCAACACTGGGGGgacggggtggtggtggtggtgggtggtggtggtggtggtggtggtggtggtggtggtgtgtgtgcgtgtgtgtgtgtgtgtgtgtatgtatgtatatgtgtgtgcctTAACCTTCATCACGATGGGGTCAAGGATATGTAAATTACTCTCAGCTGCTACTGGGatggaaacagaagaagaaatgacTATGTTGTTTCAAAACAAACCATTCTGTGTGGTTTACCCAAGAGTGGAAGGGCACAAGCCTGGAAAAACAAGGCTTAGGCTCAGCATCCCCCATAGCTGGGAGAGGTCTCATTTCGTCTGGCTCTCTATGGCCCTTCTTCACATCTAGACGACTAAAGAGAGCCCATGGTACATGAGGCAGCCTTTATGGCTTCCTCATTCTAAAAACATTCCCACACCTAACCCACCTGCAGGGGCAGTGACCTCCCAGAGCCCACCTGGATTCGGAGCAGAGGTGGGCTGCTGCACTTAGCCAAGCCTCTCACCTTGGCTGCGAGGCTGGAAATTGAGCTGCCTCAGGACAGTCCAGGGTAGTCTCCAGGCTTCTCTCCCCCAACTTACACATGGTTACACAGTACGTTAGTGAGACAGATCTTGACTAGACACACGAACTGAGCCATATTGTTAAAAATGCCTTGTTCGTATCCAGCCACCCCACCACAGCCAACACCAAATACCTTTGGGTCATCAGCCTCAGGTTTTTCAGTCTCTGAATCGTCATCTTCCTACAAGACAAAGAATTTAGAGGATTAAGCTTAAAGGACTGGGCCTGAGGTTCTCACATGCATAACAGGGTTTGGAGCAAACCTACCCAGCCTGGGTTGTCCCACCAAGAACCCCTCCCCTACCATATGACTCAGGCtctagagaaagagaaggggaaaaagagaTGTTGCGGGGCGGGGGGAACGACAACGGCAGCTCAAAGTTGTTATGCCAGCAGTGCCATAGCCTATATTAACGAAAATGCCTGAgtttaaaaaccacaaacacaaaaATGGAGAAAGGTGGCAACATGCTTGAGAAAAGAATAAGATCAGGCGCCACGGGATAAAACAGAAATGGCGTTTCCAGTGAAGTATCGGTGATTTCAAACCCGGTAtgagtctttttttccttctttgcctttcATGTACACAAATACATCAGACTCAGAGCTCCAATAACATTGTTCGCCCCCGGAGTGCCACGACCCCCACACGCTATACCCCAACGCTTCAACCAGCAACACCTGCACCAACATGAACAGTAGGAAGGTAGGCATCAAACGACCAGGGCGAGTGAGCTGGGAAAGGCAGGACTGAAGGGCAACGCCCAGCCTGTCCTGGGTCCCAGCTGAGTGGGCCCTGCCTCCATGCAAGCGCTCACAGAACTGCCGGTGACCCGTTCCATCCAGCCTTGTTCCCTATCCAAAGGGCCTGCCTGACACAAAGCACCATGCAGGCAAGGCATTTTCCAAAGTGTGCCCTGATCTCACCCAAGCTAGCCCACCATTCCACTAAATGCTAATGAAGGTCAAAGATCAGCTACCCTGTTAGGTAGCTATAATCCATATCCGTTCCACTACCCAGCACACCCCAATACGCGGGAGCCATGATTTAACATCCAACAGAAAACTGTTTCATTTGAAACTGCTTTTTTCAATCACTTTAACCCCCAAATTAAAAAGCCTGCCAGATGTTAATATAAACACCACCTGAGAGACTTGAACTACACTGATGGCTTTGAGATTTAACTGTCCTGCAAGGCATCAGTGAGCCACAGGTTTTAAACGCAATCTCCAAAATCTCCTCCAAATGAAACCCATCAGGCCAAATAATCAGAGATGTAGCTCAGCCAAGTACAATCACATTTTAGAATGTCTATATTGGGACTGGATGCGAGGATTTtactaaaatttgaaataaagctTAAATCTGGTAAAAATTCTATGCAAAGCAAATATAGAATAACACTTCAAAAACACACATTGTGCAAATTTGCTGAAGAAAAGAGTTATGGATGTTAAGCCACTATGTATGCActtaagaaaagcagaaaaacgAAATAACTTACAAAGCTTTTCTAAACAATTTTAGTCAATTCTGAATTATCAGCAatcatgggggaggggaggcctaAGGGGATAAAAAGGTcttccaaaacaacagaaaatacaaaacgcgtttttgtttaatttgtaaagcattttatccccgccctccccccaccccccgctttttttggccgcacctcgcggcttgtgggatcttagttccccaaccagggattgaacctgggccctcgcagtgaaagcacagagtcctaaccactggaccgccaggcaattCCCTGTGAAGCATTTTAATGTTAACATTTAAGTATCAACGAGtaacaaaattttcaaacaaataaTACAGAACACTGAGCGTTTTAATTAGAGCTGTTGCTAAATAACCAGATTTTATATCGAGATTCAACTTTGTATGTCTTTGTGTTAAGCACCAGCCTGAATCCTTGTTTTTCTCCAAACTATAAAATTCTGGCCCATGATGCTCAGGTGACAGTGTACCTAAAGTCTTTCTGATTAATTAAGATGCAAGTTCTCTTTCCTTTGATAGTCAGCACATACTAAACATCAGGCAAGATTTGTGATCAAGAACACTTTGATAAAAAGTGCCAAGTAAAAAGTCAAGAAAGGAGTTAATAAGGATCAAAGCACAAATAACTGTCCTTCCTCGTCTTTCTAATAAACTGAAAAATTTGAATGAACCCCAACCAAGATTACAAATAACACAGAATTGAGTGCAGATATAAATGATACACCAATTAGGATGAATGCACTGTTACAAATGGAATAAATTATCTAAATAGGGAAAACCAACATAAAACACCCATTGATATCTGTGTTAAATAAAATTGCCCACTATCTTTCCCCCCAAGTTTCAATTCAAAGGTTAATACAAAATGGTTCAGGTGAAAACGAACTTGATTTTCAAATAGAACTACTGATATCCAACCCAGTTTCCTCAACTgatactaaagaaaataaaagttgggGAGGGGATGAAATTAGGCATGGAACACTGTCGGTACAGGTCAGAAGGTTTCTGATAAATGGTCCTCTGAGCAGCTCTGGATTTGGGAACAGACTTACTTACCGACTGTTTGCTATTCTCATCCTCCTCTTCTTCATAGCCATCTTCATCACCCCCGAGGCGAGAAAAATCATCCTCTCCATAGGCTTCAGATACCAATCCGCCTTTCTCCtctgaaacagaagagaaaaataaaatgaacgaatggggaaaagaatgcaaaaaaacACCACCTGAGTGATCTGAGTTGCCAGGACTATCtctgaagagaaaaggaaacctaaGTCTCATGTAAGTGACCTTAGGCCCAGATTCTGCTTTTCGGAAGATCGCAGAATTTAGTGCCTGAATTCGTTAAAAGAACAGGGAAGAAAACCGAGTAATATTAAATTCCGTTTCTAATGCTTCCGATCCGCCTATTATGCCAACTGAAGCCTTCCCTTCTCTGAACTATTATACCATGTTGTTTAAACATCTCTTttgaacaaacgtatggacaccaaggggggaaagtggcgggggtggggtgggggtgggtggagggggtgggatgacttgggagattgggattgacatatatacactaatatgtataaaacagataactaataagaacctgctgtacaaaaaataaaataaaattccagaaaaaaaccCCATCTATTTTTATCTGCATATGTCTACCTTGTATCATAGGCACCAATGAACTTGTCTTCTCATCAAGACAAGGACTCTGTCATTCTCGTTTTTGTGTGTCCTCCCTTAGGAACAGGACCTTAAATGGGGGCACCTGGAGAGGTTCCCAGTCATACCCACTTGAGAAACAAAATCTTTTCCTacgtttaaaacaaaaacaacaacaaagccccaaaacaaaacaaattactGGGAAACCACCAGAGAACTTCCTGACAGGCAGAGACCACACAAAACTGAGAGGATCTAACCCAGTCCAAGGCCCCCCGAACCCCATCACtttccaaatgaggaaaccaaggcccagacaCGTTGGGTAACTTGCTGCCTCTCTATGTCCCCAATAGACCTGTTCCCATTTCTTAACACTGTGATTCTTAACCAGGGTGGAACAACAAAATCACCGATGGGCTTTAACAACTCACAAAGTAATGGAATCACCAAGAAGCCTTG
Above is a genomic segment from Phocoena sinus isolate mPhoSin1 chromosome 20, mPhoSin1.pri, whole genome shotgun sequence containing:
- the LOC116746309 gene encoding LOW QUALITY PROTEIN: deoxycytidylate deaminase-like (The sequence of the model RefSeq protein was modified relative to this genomic sequence to represent the inferred CDS: substituted 1 base at 1 genomic stop codon), whose protein sequence is MKSPQGTISVPVREPSEMRTQSPALFPSWAGRRRQRGRAPACRLRARSGGAAGAAGGRGDAPSRSNVLLGKRRGASGAWSTSQGARWPPGRLRGAATWAAGPRGPSMSEFPCKKRDDYLEWPEYFMAVAFLSAQGSKDPNSQVGACIVNAENRIVGIGSNGMPNGCSDDLLPWRRTAESILDTKYPXVCHAELNAIMNKNSADVKGCTMYVALFPCNECAKLIIQAGIKEVIFVSDKYHDSNETIAARLMFEMAGVSFRKFTPKRSRIVIDFDSINSRPGQKLQ